One window of the Eucalyptus grandis isolate ANBG69807.140 chromosome 8, ASM1654582v1, whole genome shotgun sequence genome contains the following:
- the LOC120287308 gene encoding TMV resistance protein N-like, translating into MESATGSRNEYDVFLSFRGLDTRQTFTDCLYEAMKGTGVRVFRDDDEIQGGQNIKDELWQAIESSKIYMPVFSKTYASSKWCLKELVKMIEVTSRSNGTKEILPIFFDVNPGDVKLKTSLYKNELSNHAKMYEADKVKAWEKALMEVGKLKGWKPRNVGHGRLITSVVEDVLIKLNNRNKILTKHLVEDRKQVDAVMELLDINSGGTHSVGIRGIGGIGKTTLAKVIFNKLSPHFDCSSFLENVREISRRSDGLVYLQKKLLSSIHRSRNNELYDVDCGIDMIRRQLSNKKVLIVVDDMEEKDLLEKLVGECDGLKSGSRVIITTRNLSAIRNEPKTILDYEVREMESDQSLQLFCRHAFGKDFPPGDYESLAREIVSTLGNLPLAVEVIGSSLSCKHDNRALWIEVLEKLRKAPLGKVRESLMISYEELEKEQKQVFLDIACLFVQEDKTYPIFMWSDCNYYPNYAIDVLLHRSLIKVESDIKFRMNDQVRDLGRHIVQEGDSTNFCPINLVVLDLSSSNITEKWGGWTQIQRAKKLKALDLRNCKCLTRTPDLANFVDLEILILDLSCTRISGLPATITYPSHLEELHVRDCRDLTGEIPDAIGRLSCLRILDFSGTCISGLPATISFLPCLKELGLKEYKLKAPYQLEELMSPWKIVESIHQLPSSLSTLHLTDIPPPQQFSNFMNLSSLSISSCSMAHLPELEHLKKLRELSIKVCPSLERIPDLSCLKSLETLYLSELGSLVAIQGLEELESLESLQIICCESLEGLPQLSKLVKLKSFELHDCQVLQAIEGLGCLQRLKHLTILGCVSLKRLPDYPRSTKLDTDWKEPETSSAG; encoded by the exons ATGGAGAGTGCAACTGGCTCAAGAAATGAGTATgacgtgttcttgagttttagagggctTGATACACGCCAAACATTTACCGATTGTCTTTATGAAGCCATGAAAGGTACTGGAGTCCGTGTTTTCagagatgatgatgaaatcCAAGGAGGGCAAAACATCAAAGACGAGCTTTGGCAAGCGATTGAGAGCTCCAAAATCTACATGCCCGTCTTCTCTAAGACCTACGCGTCAAGTAAATGGTGCCTCAAGGAGCTGGTGAAGATGATAGAGGTTACATCCCGATCAAATGGAACGAAAGAGATCCTTCCCATTTTCTTCGACGTGAACCCAGGTGATGTCAAGCTTAAAACTTCACTTTACAAAAATGAGCTATCCAATCATGCGAAGATGTATGAAGCTGACAAAGTAAAAGCGTGGGAAAAGGCGCTCATGGAGGTTGGCAAGCTTAAGGGATGGAAACCGAGAAACGTAGG CCATGGCAGACTCATCACATCGGTCGTTGAAGATGTTTTAATTAAGCTGAACAACAGAAACAAGATTCTGACCAAACATTTAGTGGAAGATCGCAAGCAGGTCGACGCTGTAATGGAACTGCTGGACATTAATTCTGGCGGCACTCATTCTGTGGGAATCCGTGGGATTGGGGGAATCGGCAAAACGACACTTGCGAAAgttattttcaacaaattatCCCCTCACTTTGACTGCAGCAGCTTCCTCGAAAATGTTCGAGAGATATCACGACGGTCAGATGGCCTTGTGTACTTGCAGAAGAAACTCTTATCAAGCATTCACCGATCAAGAAATAATGAACTTTATGATGTTGATTGTGGGATCGACATGATAAGAAGACAGCTTTCAAATAAAAAGGTTCTCATTGTTGTTGATGATATGGAAGAGAAAGATCTTCTGGAAAAGCTAGTTGGTGAGTGTGATGGGCTGAAATCTGGTAGTAGAGTCATCATAACCACTAGGAACTTAAGTGCCATTCGAAATGAACCAAAAACAATCTTGGATTATGAAGTCAGGGAAATGGAATCTGATCAATCCCTTCAGTTGTTTTGTAGACATGCTTTTGGAAAAGACTTTCCTCCAGGTGATTATGAAAGTCTTGCAAGGGAAATTGTGTCTACTTTGGGGAACCTTCCGTTAGCTGTGGAGGTGATAGGATCTTCTCTTTCTTGCAAGCACGACAATAGAGCTTTATGGATAGAAGTATTGGAGAAGTTAAGGAAAGCTCCTTTGGGGAAAGTCCGAGAATCGTTGATGATAAGTTATGAAGAATtagagaaagaacaaaaacaagtgTTTCTGGATATAGCATGCCTTTTTGTCCAGGAAGATAAAACTTACCCAATTTTCATGTGGAGTGATTGTAACTACTATCCTAATTATGCAATTGATGTCCTTCTTCATAGGTCCCTGATAAAAGTTGAAAGCGATATCAAATTCCGGATGAATGACCAAGTACGAGACCTTGGAAGGCACATTGTCCAGGAAGGGGATT CAACAAATTTCTGCCCCATCAACTTGGTTGTGCTCGACCTGTCCAGTAGCAACATCACAGAAAAATGGGGTGGATGGACTCAAATTCAG AGGGCAAAAAAGCTGAAAGCTTTAGACCTGAGAAACTGTAAATGCTTAACAAGGACACCTGACTTGGCAAACTTCGTGGACTTAGAGATATTG ATCTTGGACTTGTCATGTACTCGTATTTCCGGATTGCCAGCCACAATCACTTATCCatctcacctagaagagttacatGTCCGGGATTGTAGGGATCTTACGGGTGAAATCCCAGATGCAATTGGTAGACTATCctgcttgaggatcttggacttctctggTACTTGCATTTCTGGTTTGCCCGCCACGATCAGTTTTCTCCCTTGCCTTAAAGAACTTGGGTTGAAGGA GTATAAGCTCAAGGCTCCTTACCAGTTAGAGGAACTTATGTCCCCTTGGAAGATTGTAGAATCCATCCACCAGCTTCCATCTAGTTTGTCAACCTTGCATCTCACGGATATACCGCCACCGCAGCAATTTTCCAACTTCATGAACCTGTCGAGTCTCTCCATTTCTAGCTGCTCAATGGCACATCTCCCAGAGCTTGAACACTTGAAGAAGTTAAGGGAATTGTCCATAAAAGTGTGTCCATCCCTCGAGAGAATACCAGATCTATCATGCTTGAAGAGTCTAGAAACCTTGTATTTGTCTGAACTAGGAAGTCTTGTTGCGATACAAGGTCTGGAGGAGTTGGAATCCTTGGAGTCACTACAGATCATCTGCTGTGAGTCATTAGAAGGATTACCTCAACTATCGAAGTTGGTAAAGCTCAAATCTTTTGAGCTACACGATTGCCAAGTGCTGCAAGCCATCGAGGGTCTCGGTTGCTTACAACGTTTGAAGCATTTGACTATTCTGGGTTGCGTGTCCCTGAAACGGTTGCCTGATTATCCGAGGTCCACCAAGCTAGACACTGATTGGAAAGAACCAGAAACATCAAGTGCTGGTTAG